A region from the Papaver somniferum cultivar HN1 unplaced genomic scaffold, ASM357369v1 unplaced-scaffold_125, whole genome shotgun sequence genome encodes:
- the LOC113331502 gene encoding probable U3 small nucleolar RNA-associated protein 7: MLSSKKAFDLVLPELGPYTMDYTANGRYMAMAGRKGHLAIIDTQSLKQIKEFQVRETVHDVTLFHNELYFAAAQKKYTYIYNNHGIELHCLKEHGAVQKLQFMRNHFLLATINKSGQLRYQDVTTGFMVSNFPTHLGPCDVMQVNPFNAVVGLGHLCGKVTMWNPISAVPLVKMQCHHASISAIAHHPGGNLMATAGSDGKIKLWDLRKFEVLKTYFHHAKTLDFSQNGLFAIGNGSRVQIWKDNGDQDYGRYMTHDIAKGYQVGEAKFQPFEDVLCLGHTMGISTILVPGSGEANFDAFVANPFETKKQRREKEIKSLLDKLPPETVMLNPTKIGTLKPARKKEQPSLKELEAEKEDAVVAVKLAPRKKKTKGRSKPSKMESKKQECIMKAKRPYLDQQMKEEESRKKLRVIEEVQLPKALARFASKKAALYQKNFPSEF; this comes from the exons ATGTTAAGCTCAAAGAAGGCATTTGATTTGGTCTTACCAG AACTTGGTCCATACACAATGGACTATACCGCAAATGGTCGTTATATGGCAATGGCAGGACGAAAGGGCCACCTAGCTATCATAGACACACAAAGTTTGAAACAGATTAAAGAATTTCAG GTCAGGGAAACTGTACACGATGTGACGTTGTTCCACAATGAGCTATATTTTGCTGCAGCGCAGAAAAA GTACACATATATTTACAATAATCATGGCATAGAACTCCACTGTCTTAAG GAACACGGGGCAGTTCAGAAGCTTCAATTTATGAGAAATCATTTCCTCTTggcaacaataaacaaatctggaCAACTTCGTTACCAAGATGTCACTACGGGGTTTATGGTGTCGAACTTCCCAACACATCTTGGCCCGTGTGATGTAATGCAGGTGAATCCATTCAATGCTGTTGTGGGTTTGGGTCACTTGTGTGGTAAAGTGACAATGTGGAATCCCATTAGTGCTGTTCCTCTAGTCAAAATGCAGTGTCATCATGCGTCCATCTCTGCCATCGCCCACCACCCTGGAGGTAACCTAATGGCTACAGCTGGGTCGGATGGTAAAATTAAGCTTTGGGATTTGAGGAAATTTGAAGTTCTAAAGACTTACTTTCACCATGCTAAGACTTTGGACTTCAGTCAGAATGGTTTGTTTGCTATTGGTAATGGATCTCGTGTACAAATTTGGAAGGATAATGGAGACCAAGATTATGGCCGTTACATGACTCATGATATAGCTAAAGGGTATCAGGTGGGAGAAGCAAAGTTCCAGCCCTTTGAGGATGTTCTATGCCTTGGACACACCATGGGTATTTCCACTATTTTAGTTCCTGGATCAGGAGAAGCCAACTTCGATGCATTTGTAGCAAATCCGTTTGAAACTAAAAAACAGAGAAGGGAGAAGGAGATTAAATCTCTTCTCGACAAACTACCCCCTGAAACAGTCATGTTGAACCCCACAAAGATAGGAACATTGAAGCCAGCAAGGAAGAAAGAACAACCATCTCTAAAGGAGCTAGAGGCTGAAAAAGAAGATGCTGTTGTTGCTGTCAAACTTGCTCCacgaaagaagaaaacaaaggggAGGAGCAAGCCAAGTAAGATGGAAAGCAAGAAGCAGGAATGTATTATGAAAGCTAAAAGACCTTACTTGGATCAACAAATGAAGGAAGAAGAATCAAGAAAGAAACTGAGAGTAATTGAAGAAGTTCAGCTACCAAAAGCCCTTGCCCGATTTGCCAGTAAAAAAGCAGCTCTATACCAGAAAAATTTTCCCTCAGAGTTTTGA
- the LOC113331380 gene encoding pentatricopeptide repeat-containing protein At5g66520-like, whose translation METVVVDLREGMESYDELTDRSVLFGFVEEASVRETDDDVNLVIMEEKLKRSNDKFSFARKLFDEILERDFATWTTLFSYYANHGSTGTACELSKEMPEKGVVSFSVMITGYDRKGRFKEALELFRELQIQGLEPNDSTVMGVISASADLGSLDTSKWIHSYIRNKNGNRFDSRINTALIGMYFKCGSVEDGVFFFKGVKEKLVGERTTMISGITMHGFGERSVELFENMVESRVKPNAITFVGLLSGCTHAGLVKEGLMYFKRMKSEFGIEPTVEHFGCVVDFLGRAGLIAQEVDFVNNMPLKAI comes from the exons ATGGAGACTGTGGTTGTTGATTTGAGAGAGGGAATGGAGAGTTATGATGAATTAACAGATCGATCTGTGTTGTTCGGATTTGTAGAAGAAGCTTCAGTTCGAGAAACAGATGATGATGTAAATCTGGTGATTATGGAGGAGAAATTGAAAAG GTCGAATGATAAATTTAGTTTTGCTCGTAAACTGTTTGATGAAATTCTCGAAAGAGATTTTGCTACTTGGACTACATTGTTTTCTTATTATGCTAATCACGGGTCAACGGGAACTGCATGTGAGTTGTCCAAGGAAATGCCTGAGAAGGGTGTTGTTTCATTTAGTGTGATGATTACTGGTTATGATAGAAAGGGACGGTTTAAAGAAGCATTGGAATTATTTCGTGAGTTACAGATTCAGGGGTTGGAGCCTAATGATTCTACTGTTATGGGTGTCATTTCTGCCTCTGCTGATTTGGGAAGTTTAGATACTAGTAAATGGATTCATTCTTACATTAGGAATAAGAATGGAAATCGATTTGACAGTCGGATAAATACTGCACTGATTGGTATGTATTTTAAGTGTGGGAGCGTCGAAGATGGGGTATTTTTCTTTAAAGGGGTTAAGGAGAAGCTTGTGGGAGAACGGACAACAATGATTTCTGGCATAACAATGCATGGTTTTGGAGAGAGATCTGTTGAATTGTTCGAAAACATGGTGGAATCGCGTGTTAAGCCTAATGCAATCACATTTGTCGGCCTCTTATCTGGTTGCACTCATGCAGGATTGGTCAAGGAAGGGTTAATGTATTTCAAGAGAATGAAATCCGAGTTCGGGATTGAACCCACAGTTGAACACTTCGGTTGTGTGGTCGATTTTCTAGGCCGGGCAGGATTGATTGCACAAGAGGTTGATTTCGTGAACAATATGCCACTGAAAGCTATATGA